One Mixta gaviniae genomic window carries:
- the asnC gene encoding transcriptional regulator AsnC: protein MAETLQLDNLDRGILNALLENARTAYAELAKQFNVSPGTIHVRVEKMRQAGIIIGTRVEIDPRQLGYDVCCFIGIILKSARDYPAALAKLEALDEVVEAWYTTGHYSIFIKVMCRSIDALQQVLINKIQTIDEIQSTETLISLQNPIMRTIKP, encoded by the coding sequence GTGGCAGAAACGCTGCAACTCGATAATCTGGATCGCGGGATCCTCAATGCGCTGCTGGAGAACGCCCGCACCGCCTACGCTGAACTGGCCAAGCAATTCAACGTCAGCCCCGGCACCATCCACGTGCGGGTAGAGAAAATGCGCCAGGCCGGCATCATTATCGGCACGCGCGTGGAGATCGACCCGCGCCAGCTGGGCTATGACGTCTGCTGCTTTATCGGCATCATTTTAAAAAGCGCGCGCGACTATCCGGCGGCACTGGCGAAGCTGGAGGCGCTGGACGAAGTGGTGGAAGCCTGGTACACCACCGGGCACTACAGCATCTTTATTAAGGTGATGTGCCGATCGATCGACGCACTGCAGCAGGTGCTGATCAACAAGATCCAGACCATCGATGAAATCCAGTCCACCGAAACGCTTATCTCCCTGCAGAACCCGATCATGCGCACGATCAAGCCATGA
- the viaA gene encoding ATPase RavA stimulator ViaA — protein sequence MISLDTISTLLSIGQTQLIEDLAIALLASPQLVLFFEKFPGMKKALLRDLPRWKTEIGERLKTTPVPEALKQEFRLFQQHQALGQSAFTQALPALLSRLDAFASPFAGQARTLAGHCDGQQLSPAQHTLFLQRWRLSLTLQTMTLNEHLLEEQRENLLADLQQRMALSGQLAPVLSESDESSAGRLWDMSATPLQRGDYQLIVEYGEFLAGQPELIKLAQQLGRSREAKAAPAEEAPPEAFRQPVRQPDSVPEEVNGLHQSEDVLRLLPAELATLGISELEVEFYRRLVEKRLLTYRLQGEAWRDKVVQRPVSHQQQQACPQGPFIVCVDTSGSMGGFNERCAKAFCLALLKVALAEKRRCYIMLFAHEVIGYELTAEDGIAQAIRFLSQRFRGGTDLAACLEAVLLRLQDAAWRDADAVIVSDFIAQRLPEQIIKTVQRHQQQQHQRFHAVAMSAHGKPGILRIFDHIWRFDTGLKQRLLRRWKR from the coding sequence ATGATCTCGCTGGATACGATCAGCACCCTGCTGTCGATCGGCCAGACCCAGCTGATCGAAGATCTGGCGATCGCCCTGCTCGCCTCACCGCAGCTGGTGCTGTTTTTCGAAAAGTTTCCCGGCATGAAGAAGGCGCTGCTGCGCGACCTGCCACGCTGGAAAACGGAGATCGGCGAACGGTTAAAAACCACGCCGGTGCCGGAGGCGCTAAAGCAGGAGTTTCGGCTTTTCCAGCAGCATCAGGCGCTGGGCCAAAGCGCCTTTACCCAGGCGTTGCCGGCGCTGCTGTCACGGCTGGATGCGTTCGCCTCTCCCTTCGCCGGGCAGGCGCGCACGCTGGCGGGCCACTGCGATGGCCAGCAGCTTAGCCCGGCGCAGCACACCCTGTTTCTGCAGCGCTGGCGGCTCAGCCTGACGCTGCAAACCATGACGCTGAATGAACATCTGCTGGAGGAGCAGCGGGAAAACCTGCTGGCCGATCTGCAGCAGCGCATGGCGCTGAGCGGTCAGCTGGCGCCGGTGCTGTCGGAAAGCGACGAATCTTCCGCCGGACGGCTGTGGGATATGAGTGCGACGCCGCTGCAGCGTGGCGATTATCAGCTGATCGTGGAGTACGGCGAGTTTCTCGCCGGCCAGCCAGAGCTGATAAAGCTGGCGCAGCAGCTGGGCCGCAGCCGCGAAGCGAAAGCGGCACCGGCGGAAGAGGCGCCGCCGGAGGCGTTTCGCCAGCCGGTCCGCCAGCCGGATAGCGTGCCGGAAGAGGTAAACGGCCTGCACCAGAGCGAAGATGTGCTGCGCCTTTTACCCGCGGAGCTGGCAACGCTCGGCATCAGCGAGCTGGAAGTGGAGTTCTATCGTCGACTGGTGGAGAAGCGCCTGCTCACCTATCGTCTGCAGGGAGAGGCCTGGCGCGACAAGGTCGTGCAACGCCCGGTGAGCCATCAGCAACAGCAGGCCTGCCCGCAAGGCCCCTTTATTGTCTGCGTGGATACCTCCGGCTCGATGGGCGGCTTTAACGAACGCTGCGCGAAAGCGTTCTGTCTGGCGCTGCTGAAGGTCGCGCTGGCGGAGAAGCGCCGCTGCTACATTATGCTGTTCGCCCATGAGGTGATCGGCTACGAGCTGACCGCCGAAGACGGCATCGCGCAGGCGATCCGCTTTCTCAGCCAGCGCTTTCGCGGCGGCACCGATCTGGCCGCCTGCCTGGAAGCGGTGCTGTTGCGTCTGCAGGACGCCGCCTGGCGTGATGCGGATGCGGTCATCGTCTCGGACTTTATCGCACAGCGCCTGCCGGAACAGATCATCAAAACCGTTCAACGCCATCAACAGCAGCAGCATCAGCGTTTCCACGCCGTTGCCATGTCGGCGCACGGCAAGCCGGGAATTTTGCGCATCTTTGATCATATCTGGCGGTTCGACACCGGGCTGAAACAGCGTCTGCTGCGCCGCTGGAAACGCTGA